A window of Candidatus Methylomirabilota bacterium contains these coding sequences:
- a CDS encoding (2Fe-2S)-binding protein produces the protein MPRLTLQVNGATRVVETDDPDTPLLYVLRNDLGLTGAKFGCGLAQCGACTVLVAGRVARSCITPARTVVGQEVTTIEGLGSPERPDPVQAAFIAEQAAQCGYCTTGMVVTARALLDHTRRPTEEQIREALAGNLCRCGSHHRVIRAVMRAAAAMAGGR, from the coding sequence ATGCCCAGGCTCACGTTGCAGGTCAACGGGGCGACGCGTGTGGTCGAGACCGACGATCCCGACACGCCGCTCCTCTACGTCCTCCGGAACGATCTCGGCCTGACCGGCGCGAAGTTCGGCTGCGGCCTGGCCCAGTGCGGCGCCTGCACGGTGCTCGTCGCGGGCCGGGTAGCCCGGTCCTGCATCACGCCCGCCCGGACGGTGGTGGGCCAGGAGGTGACGACGATCGAGGGGCTCGGCTCGCCCGAGCGCCCCGATCCCGTGCAGGCCGCCTTCATCGCGGAGCAGGCCGCCCAGTGCGGCTATTGCACGACGGGCATGGTCGTGACGGCTCGGGCCCTCCTCGATCACACGCGCCGGCCGACGGAAGAGCAGATCCGAGAGGCGCTGGCCGGCAACCTGTGCCGCTGCGGGAGCCACCACCGCGTGATCCGGGCGGTCATGCGCGCGGCCGCCGCGATGGCGGGAGGGCGGTGA